The sequence CTGTCTCATTCTATTCCCAttccctgttttatttattggcaAAATTAACCTTTAAGAACCATCAACCTAGTTAAACACACTTTGGTGCAGAGTTATCCTTGTTAATGCTACCAATTAGCTGTATCTgtcctctttctgtttttcaaaatgtttgtgttgtcatAATGATAACTTCTGTCTCTCCAGGAGCTGTTTGGAGCCGTACAGGTATCCCCCTTAAGTTCTGGTTACTCGTTGGGCAGCTCTAACTGGATCATTCAGTCTCATCATGAGAAAGTGGCCTATGTGTCCGGTTCATCCCTCCTCACCACACATCCACAGGTAGGTCGACAGGAATATAACGGGATGAAATGACACATGTGGTCATTGAAAACCTGTGACCAAGAATGTGATATTGTCAAAAGCGTGCAATGGGATGTGTAATGGATTTAAACTGCATCTGAAAGAACTCCTCTTCAATTGTTCTTCTAACTGGAAAGATCAAACTCTACTTCTGTATATCTACTTCTGTATCTACTTTTTAATCAGTCCCTTTTTCTCACTCGGTGCTTGTGTTGTCTAGTTGAAGAGCATTTTTCAGTGGTCTGATAAATATTTGAAcaacctcctcttctctcctcctagCCGATGGACCAAAGCTCATTGAAGAACAGTGATGTTTTGATTCTGACAGGCCTCACCCAGATGCCCACCGCCAACCCAGACGGCATGCTGGGAGAATTCTGCAGCAACCTGggtacatttatatttattagatCGATCTCAGTCAGTTTTTTAAGGAAGTAGGtggctaaataaaaatatttgatatGTTCATGCTGTGAAGTggaaataaatgataatgaggGTTCGTCCCTAAACATGGTTTAATTATTGAGGAATAACATTGTATGTGCTCATTTGTGATGgtatttattatttgtcttttaCCTGTAGCCATGACTATTCGTGCTGGAGGCAACGTGCTGGTTCCCTGCTACTCCTCAGGAGTGATTTACGACCTGCTGGAGTGTCTGTACCAGTTCATCGAGAGTGCCAGCCTGGGCACCACACCCTTCTACTTCATCTCACCCGTTGCCAACAGCTCCCTGGAGTTCTCTCAGATCTTTGCCGAGTGGTGAGCAGTTTTTTATCAAAATGTACTTAATCTAATAAATCTGATGATGATGGAGACAGAATCAAACATCTCAACAGTTGCAGAATAGCTGTTTGCTCTATTTATAATTTCCCCATGAATTACTCCCCCCCGCAATAAGCACATAACTGTATGAACATATGTAAATAAGATCACATCAATGCATCACCGCACAAactgagacaaaaaaaagtttatttctaAGTTTAAAGACAGTAGTTTAACATGCTTTTTATCAAAAGGTATTTCAAATTTACTGTCAACTTTTTCATCGGCCGATGTGTTGAAACAATGACATAATTACCGGCGCTGAGTAGTGTCTTTACTGACGATAGAATAGAATACCCTATATGTTAAAGTAGGGGTTAGTGATGAGTGGATAATTTCAGacacagcccatattcacactGCGGCCATCTACCTCTGACATCACACTGAGCTTAAATGAGTAGTACAACATTATTCTGTTCAGTATTTGAGCTTCCCTCCCTAAGCACGATGTTGAAGAAATGGCTGCTGTGTTAACATGGTCTATGCTGGTGAAGTCAGGTACCTACCCATTGTTGATTGCAGCAATACTAATTCACTGATTGTGATTTACTGGCAATGTGTTTTACagcatgttgttgtttctgtgaaaTATAAGTACAGTACTGGTACAGTACAGTCAAACACTCTTACGTCTACTCCCATGCTGATTAGATTGTTTTGTTTCGCTTCACTGTTGTGGATTAACTGATACAGTATTTGATCTCAAGCACTTGTTGATTGCTCACAGGATCATTCTGTTATGTCATGATTTTGGTTTTGATAATTCCTGTTTGATCATTTCAGGCTCTGTCACAACAAGCAATCCAAGGTGTATCTCCCAGAGCCTCCGTTCCCTCACGCTGAGGTGAGTCCTACTGCTGCTGTGTATCATCTTTGAACAAGTCAAATACTGTGTTAAACAGGAGGTTTTAATCAGAttagttatttaattaaaacaatgtaCGTAACCAGTGTCCTCAAACAAGCTGTCCCTATTTTGAACTATAAGTAGTTACTATGGATGCAATTAAAGCCCGACCAAAATATTGATTGGATGATAAAAATCGGCCGATATGAGCCTTTTGCAGACATATCGCTATCTGCATTAATTTGTCAATATGAaaactttcattttcattttattcataatCAAGTTATTCctaataaagtttatgtttaATAACAACATCGTTACAATTATCTTaagtatattaatatattgaCGTAAATATTGGTGCTGATATATATTGGTGTTGGTCCCCAGAAACCCATTTAGTGGAAGTAGAGTGTGTAAACCTTTGTATTTGCTGATTCGAGTCAACAAGCGAGTCCCATGTTTCCCATGTGTCCTTATCTTGGACACAGTCAGCATTGTTCTTTCTGTGCTGACTGAATACTCTTCTCTGCACATGAGGTCATGTTGACACTTAAAGAGTTGGTCAAGATGTTTACGGCATGTTTTGTAGCTGGCTTGTCAAACAAATGCTAAATAAGATGTGTGTATTTGATGTTGCCTTGAGCCTGTTGGGTAAGCTTGGGAGAAACACTGATGTTCGGCTTCTATCTTACACTTTCTGTGTCATTGGTTGTTTCAGCTGATCCAAACCAATAAGCTGAAACACTACCCCAGTATTCACGGAGACTTCAGCATCGAGTTCCGTCAGCCGTGTGTGGTTTTCACCGGCCATCCCTCTCTGCGCTTCGGGGACGTGGTTCACTTCATGGAGCTGTGGGGCAAGTCCAGCCTCAACACCATCATCTTTACGGGTAACTTACAAACACTGCTGGACCATAAACTACACATGACTGAGAAGACGTCATTATGTGAATATGAAACAGACACTTTGCTTCTAAAAGCCtacatctttttctttctggTCACCAGAGCCAGACTTCTCCTACCTCGATGCCCTGGCTCCCTACCAGCCGCTGGCCATGAAGTGTGTTTACTGTCCCATTGACACACGGCTCAACTTCCACCAAGTATCCAAGCTGCTGAAAGAAGTCCAGGTATGTTGTTTACACTGAATTGTCAAGTTAGAATCCCATTCACAAACTAGTCAATCAGTAGTGTACACACCTCTTCCGAGACCCAACAGTGCcttttatgaaaccacattcaaattcactagatccagatttttatttaaatctataaaaaattgcacacactcataaatatccatTCCCTTAACAAGTCAGATTTGTTTCATCAAAATTCATGAGGTATTCCTTGAGAAATACACAATCCAATCTGCCAAATGTTatagaaagagaaacaaaaacttgatctgccccctgattcGTAACCAGACCAAAATGTGTTGCCGTCCACCCTGGTTCATGATCCACCCCTATATAaactttcatggaaatcagtggAGTAATCTTTTGCTTGATCCTGCTAAGAATctaacaaacaaagacaaaaacataattctGTGTCATAGGTAGTAATAGGGTAGTTTACTGTGAGCACTTTTCCCACAGGGagcattaaattaaatatgcaggTGTAGTACATGTATTACACCAACACGTTATGATTCAAGTTCATATAGGGATTCTCACAAATTGGTAAATAGATGATAATGACTGGGAAGCATCAGGATTGTCTTGCTCAGAAATAGCTGCTctcatgtgttgtttttacacgCAACACTGGTAAATAGAGGGATGTGCAATTGGAAGGTTATACTGAATGAGTCAGAATCCGTCCTGTGGGTGAAACTATAGACTCGTTTCACTCAACAGCCTTGTTATGACACAGCTAATAGGTCTTTAATCATATTTACTAATGATCTGATCTATTTCTCTACAGAAACGTAATGAATGTGACAAATAACCTGTTTTTGCCTGCTATTTCATAACATGAAAAAGTATGAAAGCATTCAATACTTACAAATTGTATACTCTTAATATTTAGACACAACCTCAATATGAAGAAATCCTCAACTCTCACATTATGTGCTCAGACAACAAAATCCTTTCCTATAAAGAAAATCATCAGTCTTCAAAATCGAACTAGTATAATGAATTCAGTAAGTAATTGGTTAGTGAAACTAAACTGGCGATGTTATTTTAGATTATTTACTTGTATAGTTAAAATGATTGAGTAAACGTGGTAAAGTTCTCAGGTATGAAGACCACGCTGACAGggggaaaatgttaaaatatactCAAAACTGTAACAAAAGCATTGAGGAGAATTCACAATTGTGTACTAGAGTGTTGAATCCGACCTGAGCCCGTCGGGTCGGGTTcggaaaaacattttgaaatgatatcTGGGTTGAAGTCTGGTTCGGTCACCTTGGCTGGGCTAATTGCTTATGTTTTTTCCACAGCAAATGTCTTAATCTGGAAAAACCTCGGGCTCAGAGTCTCTGTTGGGTTTGAGTTGAGATTCATTAGTTTTCTTTCGGGCTTGTATTAGTTGCACCTTTGAGCTGCATTCTATTTTGAGCCCTTCATGCACAGTATCTATTTGTGATAGTTAATTGTTTAAACATCAAGTGTCAAAATGCTACAAAATCTCAGACACTTACCTCATACAACTGCGATCACATTGCAATTCAACTCCCGTGTTGTCATTTCAACATAAATCTCGAATGCCTTTTCAAATGAACCAAGATTAAGAAAATCATTTTATCTTTTAATAGCCTGGATTAATGTAACCACTTTGGAACAGGGCCCTGCTTTATCTTTAGCCGTAGTTAAAAACATACATCAACAGATTTGAGAGTGAAAGTAAAGACTAAAAAGCTAGAAGGTGGACCTTCTGCTACATGAGCAGCACATGGGCCCTGTTAAGCTACCAGGACTTGATCCCTTGTTCCCTGTGTTTCCCTTCTGGCAGCCGCTCCATGTGGTGTGTCCAGAGCAGTACACCCAGCCTCCACTCACCCAGTCCCACCGCTCTGATCTGATGCTGGAGCTGCAGCCCCCCCCAATGCCCTACAGACGCTGCTCCGTGCTCAACCTGCCCTTCAGACGGCGCTACGAGCGTGTCTACATCCTTCCTGAGGTGAGCCCCagcgcagcagcagccactCGCATGAATATATTCTTCTTCAACGTTTCTAGTTGAAGGGCTTGATAAAGTCAGTAGACTGTTGAATTAAAGATAAAAGCAGAACCTTCAGAGGCAGATGGTGAGTGAATCTTTCAAATTCTCTGGTGTTTTCAGGAGACGATGACATATGGTGAATAAGAAGCTGCCAGAATTCAAGATTGAAATGCATAATGGAAATATTAAGACTCCTGTCAGAAAGCAGGTGGCCGATTTTCATGTCTTTATGTTTGATTCTCCCCCGTTCCAAGCTGGCCAACTCCCTGGTGCCCTCTGAGGTGAAGCCTGGCATCTCCGTGGCAACCGTATCTGCTGTGCTACACTCCAAAGACAACAAGCACACACTGCAGGTGAGTGTGTTGAGGTCGCACCGTGAAATATCTACTTGCACGATGGTAGTTGTGTATTCTGTGACACTCAGGCTTCATCCATACGATTACGTTGTACTTCTACGCATGCCCACTGTACGTGAGGGGTCAGTGCTCGTTTGGACAGAGATCCTGTGTTTGACGATTCTGTTTCAAACACAACAGTATCGATGTAGCCTCGGAGTCAGCTAACTGTTTTCTCTCATCTTGTTTTGCCAGTCGGTGTCCAAACCCCCTCCAGCACCCCCCAGCAAAAAGAGAAAGCGAGTGATGGAGGAGCCCCCTGTGGTGCAGGCCCCCAAACCCCTGCTGAGTGGAGCTGTGCCCCTTGAAGCTTTCCTGGCCACATTACAAAAGGTGTGTAACCTGCAGACATCGGTCTCAGTGTTGTCTTTACAACAGCCAGCAGTTACAATTAATGTGTCATTTGCCTTCTTGTCATTGGAGGACATTTCACGCAGCTTTAGTATTCCCGCTTGAACCCTGCCTCTTATCCCATCTCGCATTACAATCCCCCAGTGGCCAAACGTTACTGGGATTAGTGCTTTACAGCAGAGAGCTGTGGTTTTACCATCGCAGATTTCAGGAAATAAAActcagacattttttatttaatgaaatgtaTAAGCATGTTCCTGCAATAACAGATTTTACTACCTCCCACTACTTTGACATTTCCATCAGATCTTTTTAGTTTTAGTGGCCTATACCATCTGTTTTTTAATAGATCTTGGCACACACATAAACTTTAGACCGGCTATTCTTATTCAAGCAGTCATCCAACTTGCTATACCAGGACAACAAAACACGTCATGAATGAAAAGTTTGTGTTCATGTCCTCATTTGCAGCATGGGATCTCAGAGGTGAAAGTGGAGGAGACGGCCGACGGACACATCCTGCACCTGCAGGCTGACGACACGCTGATCCAGCTGGAGGCGGACGGGACGCACATCGTTTGTGACAACAACGAGCCGCTGCGCACCACGCTCCGAGACCTGGTCCTGCGCTTCCTGCAGAAACTCTGACCCGACTCCTCTTCACAGCTTCTCTTCTCTGTTGGTTTTTAAACAGTGTTCCTGCTTTGTTGTTGGACTGTGGACAGCAACCGAATCGTCATGAGAGGATGAGACTCTCACCTCAGTCAAATTTAACAGTGTAACAATTACAATGGTCTCATTGTAAAGTCCAGTTAAATTTTGTAAAAtagtattttgtattaaaagattttttcaAAGAATGCTCAACATCCTCTCTGTGATTCTTTCATCACTAAAGAAAGTGTAAAACGTCTAAAATAACAATGCTGAGACCATCTGTCACGAGTGGAGGTTTTCCCAAGAGGAagtgagaagaaaaacagaaccaCAAACTGTAAGTTTCCTCTGGGTTTACTCATCTAAATATCACTTCTAATTCCCTTAATACAACTTTATAATTTGCATTGGCTCCATTACAACCGGAAAACCAGATGTCATGTCAGTTTGTGAGACACTCATTAGCGGGATATCCTGAAAATTCCCAGACGTGGTAGCATCTGTCTACAAAATGTTCTTAGTTGTGTCTGAATAATGCTCTGTTTATACTCTTCAGAAGCGAATGGCTCAATCCTATGCTTCTATGTCTttttcacaaagacaaagacatttcatcatcatgGAAGGTAGGCACTGGTCTCACTCAAGTAAAATGAATCATGACAGTATTTGGTTAAGATTCTTCCGTTTTTGGGTGCGTTAATGCGAGTTACAGAGAAGCTTGGATACACAGTTTGTTAGTAATACGTGTGCTTGTCCCTCTACAGCAGGTCAGTGTGTCGGCTGTGAAGGAGCCTCTCAAACTGCTGCGACTGGCAGTTCTGTGTCCTGTGATCGGTGATGATCCCTGTCCGAGCTGTTTGGAGAtttgaaatgatccaaagcatgAAGATGAACTGAGCTTAGCAGGTAGCACCTTTATCTGGCTCACACATGTGGTAGAATGTTTGGTGGTCTGATGGTTAACACAGTCAATGTGCCAATAGATCAGATTCACTACTCACACTTAAAAAGTCCTTGGCCGTTTTTCCAATAAAAACAGGTTGCATGTTATTTGTCACAAAATATTTAATTGGAGTAGGGTTTACATGCagctaaaatacatttaataatatGCTTTCAATGTACAATATCTTACAGCGTACTACATGACCATTGCTTTGATAATACaactgtgtgcagcaggaggaacACCTACAGGAGTATTGATAAAGATCACAACGCTCTTAAGCTCAAGGAGAGATAACTCaaagtaacaaaaaaaaaaaaacagcccccccacccctcacacAAGAAAAGGACACACTCCACACATTCACGGACAGATAGACAGTCTCCATATCAGGCATATTCAAGTTTGTTGCGTTTCAGTCGAGGTTAAAGGAGAAGGGATGGGGATCCTGGCCGGAAGAACGGATAGAAGGCTATGTTAGAAGCCACTGACAGTGCTGTGATGTCAGTGACAGTCTGGTCCATGTCTGGTTTACCTTGACCACTAAAACCAATTCACACGTGATGTCATTGGATTGGACAACATGAACATGAAACCACCCTTGTTTGGTTTTGAACCCACATCAGCTGTACTGTcccctgttcctcctccagatGAACGGTGTTTTCTGGCAGTGTTTTCAGGTTTGTGGTGTGACCCAAGATAAAGAATAATTAAAACCTTCACTCATATCTTGTTGCACCCTGAGAATAATTTGGTCTTGAAGACAGTGACTTGAGAAAACAGATGGACAATAGAGGTAGCAGGGACTGGAAAGGGCAGGATAAGAAAGGTTACCAGCATTTTTGTGTTAAAGCACTGGTAGGGAACCAAGCAGTGGAAGTCCAACCTTAATGATTCTCCAACAGGATAGTCGGACATcaatttttgtatttgctgtgaatagAGCAACGATGATGACTTAACATTGGGTTTTTTAACACATCTTTTAGGATAACATTTTGTATTTGGTgaaataatatttcaaagaagcaAGAGAATACTAATCTAAGTGTGTGATCAGAAAATATTAAACCTATAATCACAATGGATCAGAAGATTGTGTGCAgcattaagggggggggggcaaagctTCTCTTCTCATCAAATCTCTTTGAACCTGTTGTCTTGGCTCCGTGGCCCACAACTGTTTGGTCCCCTCTCACAGGAACATTCTGACCAGCAGGCAGCGGTTCTCAGTGGATAAGAAGCTATTAATGCCCACTGTGCACTACTTGCCCAGGATCAGACTTATTAAAGGTAACCACTAGCTGGTGAGTAGAGTGGTGCATGATGCAGCTGAAGGGTctgagtttatttttttcaagagTCGATGGAGACCACAACAGAGATAGAGGAAGAGTGAACATTAGCCTCACGCTAATCTGAGTGACCAGAAATGGAAGTCAAGGAGAACGCTAAAGAGTTTGCcatataaacataaaatgtgATAATATGTCAGTGTATTGGTTTGTAAATTGAATCTTCTGCTCCCAAAGTAGCCAAAAAATGTGTCTGCAGCTTTACAGTCGAGGTGAGGATTGTAGTACAGATGTATTTTAGGTAAAACTGCTTCTGAAAACCATATGAAGACTTTGTCAACTCTTTTCTTCCAATATTTAAGTCCCCACCTGCCGGGTACATGATCTGTGCACATTAAAAGGCCTTACTCAGAGTATAAACAGTGCAGAGGGAGCTCTGTATCACATGTAGCTATTTATGGGTATGGAACACTCTAAAGCATTAATATTCCGGACTCAAGATAAAGTGCCGCCACTAAAATAGTTCACACTTGTCACCTTCATCTGCCGTCGGAGTTTGCTTTTCCGATGGCTGCCTACAGACTTGATTCATATGGGACCAtatgagtgtgggggggggggcggggggattCAACTTGATAAACGTGTCCTCCGTGTAGTCAGCTCTTCTGAAGTTTGTACTCGTCCTCTACTTGGAATCCTTCTCGGTTTCCAGCAGTTCAGAGCGGATTCCCAGCTTCTTGaactcctccaccagatctccaTTCTGGTGCATCTGGAGCAGGATGTCGCAGCCTCCCACAAACTCGCCGTTGAAGTACACCTGGGGGATCGTGGGCCAGTTGGAGAACACCTTGATTCCTGGGGAAGGCAGACAACATAATTGTGAGTGGGACATACACAACAATGGATATCGCATTTAAGGTCAAACAAAGCACTGGCAGATGACCTCTTAACCGTGGTGCCTTTTGGGTTCCCCCTTGAAAAAGAGTAGTTTGTatgataaaaacacaagaaCAGAGTGGTAGACATGGACAGTGTTAGCCACGCTGACAGAAACAAACGACTACAGCCAAGGCAaatacaaagaaacaaagatagtaaatgtttgtttgaagccaaagcatctcgatcgccacctggtggctggctacagtataaGGCATAAACCTTGGCCaaagtaaaaagttaaaatacacGATAAATAAGTAAAGATTTATGGTCATTCTCTCATGATTCATTTTTCCTTTAAGTCTTTAATTAGTTACTTGATGCTATACAaaggggtgaaacatcatgattgacagctgggactgactTGTCTCCATCCCCCAATCACTCCTGTATAGTCTCTGGCTCTAAATGATGTCTTGGGTGCGAGACGGCAGCATTTGATTCTGGTATATTGTGGCTTAATTTATGGATAGTGAGAGAAGTGGAAACATTTTGTTCATGTACAATAGAGAAGTGGAAACATTTTGTTCATGTACAATCTATCTTTAGTTAATAAAGCTAAGCATTTGCCTGCATGGGCTCTATTTGAGAGTATGATCTTAGATGATTGTGTGATGGATGTAGCCGCCTGTTTTGCCTTTTAAGTAGAAAGTTAGCTggttaaaaaatttttttttaaagatcaaaTGTTGATCACAATGTTTATAAAAGGAGCACTCCACAGATTTCACatgtaaaaatgattttactCATCACAAGCCCGTCTTCGCCTTGTTGTTTTTAAGTTTGGAGTCTTGGGGAACTCGTGAAATAGCAAATGCTCAACCTGTGGATTTCCCTGTTCAGTAATGCACTTAAGAAAAGGTTGATCaatgttttgttctattttatcAGCTGCGAGGACAACACCAAACTTTGAGAAACGAGGCCATTCACTTTCAGGAAATGCTGAGTTTCTGGCCCTCTTCCATCTTGTACATCTGACCCCTGTACACCCAGACCTGCTTCTGTATCACTTGGGGGTATGTGACACGATTGCTTTCAGCCAGGTCTGTGCAACACTGTCCATCAATCAGTCATTATTAGACGGAAGTAGAGGACGTGACAGTCTATAGCTTTTCAGCCTGGAGGTAAACAGCTTGTGTTCCGGCCTTTGTGTGCTTCTGTTGTTTCTCAAGATATTACATAGCACCACATGTCCCCATTTAACCCCTAGATCTACTGCACATTGTATTAAATAGTACGAGTCTCCGTTTGCTGGCTGTCCACACAGCTGTTACACCACAAGCCTGACCTGACACCACCCCCACATTCAAGTACACATATCTGCTGCCACCATTTAAAGGAGGGAAAGTTTGAGGGGTTTAGCTGAAAGCCTCGTATATTACAGATGCTGTCCCGTGCGTGTGGAGGAGCCGCACCctgtggtgctgctgcaggacacTGATAAACCCAGACCCTTCTAATAAACCGCAGATCCACTGACTGCCGCGGATCCGACCGGTTAGACTCGATCCCACTCAAGTGTCGGAGCAGGGAACATGGCTGACAGGTGCTAGCGGTGACACGGACACTAGTTCAACTttgtaaacacattttatcTCCAGCTCCACTGTCACCGAGTCTCCAGTCAGAGTGACGGGTGACAACTTTCCGCCGCCATGCGAGGATCGCGTCTCTCCTGTTCACCTTCTCTCAGCTCCTGGTCGTCCAGCACGTTGTAGGCAGCGTAGTCGTCCACTCCGTGCATCCGGAGGATCTGCACCACCGCGTTACTGAAGCCGCACATAGGCTGAGCCGGGGTCCCCTTGATGAACACCACCACCTTGTCCTTCTTCACCTTCTCTCCAAGGTCCTTCTGGACGTCCCCCGCCGCCGCGCACAGGAGCCGCCGGCCCGGGGCCGACCACACGTCGGCTCGCCTTGGCCCGTAGAGCGCGGCCCCCGAGCGGAGACACCGAGCTGTGGCGCTGATGAAGCTGTTCATGGTCTCCGGCTAGTTGTGTGTTTagaagaagagcaggagagaTGTCGGCAGACAGCGGAATAACTTCAAGTCAGTTACTCAACACACGTAATACTGGAGGAGGGCGGGATTTGGACGCTGATTGGATAGCTACGCCCAAAAAACGTCTAATCTCATATGCAGTTGGTGGAGCCGGGTGTCAATTACATTAGTAATCGATAGAATTCAACTCAAATCGACAAACAAAtgataatacaataatataacCACACATACATAATAATCCCAATATTTCTCTTGAGAGAAAAGCTAATTttataaaagtaaaacaattGTTTCCGGGTTACGGAAGCCTTCAAGGACTTCCGGGTCGACTTCAGCTTGGTGATTGCGACatgatgaagcttcatgaagcagtGAAGCTCTGCAACCGATTGGTTCACTCACGGACCGAAGCTTCACGGTGGTTCATTCGCtctactgcgccatcaagtggacaatacatgtaaaacTGGCAGAGTGATTATAATGACACCATGGCTTTagtgtgtgaagctttgaattgaataaaaaaatgaatgatgtttgtgatgccaaaACATAAACTCTGAACTTATTCATattgtgtctgtctttatgaTACAATGGCGGGGTCAAAAgggaaagtggaaacaaattggGCAGAGGGCAgtgatgtgaatgtgcttgtgtCAATAGGGACAACATGTAACACGTAAAATGGGGGCAATATTTTATTCACTTCCATATAAATATTACAACTTTTccacagtgctgggtttcaggcggTTTCTTTTTTGCAAACAAACGCGCATTAAAAGTCCCAAGTGTACAAAacgtaagggggggggggggggggggtccattgCGTTTCGCTTCCACTTATATTTCGAATCACACGCGAAACATTTCTTGAATCAGTCACGTGGTACGGCCGTCGTCAGCACCTACGTCATTAACACAAGCCTCGATACGCGCTTCACAAAAATCTTCCTGGATTACTAGACACGCGCTTCCAAGCCTCGACACGGAAATAACTATAACATAATATGACCACATAGAAAGAATAATCCGAATATTTTTCTTGAGAGGAAAGACAATAttataaaagtaaaagacagTTATTTCCGGGTGACGGAATCCCTCAAGAGCTTCCGGTTCACTTCAGCTAGCAGGAAGTAAAGCGCAGTCGTTTGAAAGATGGCGGCGCACACGCAAAAGAAC comes from Pleuronectes platessa chromosome 17, fPlePla1.1, whole genome shotgun sequence and encodes:
- the glrx5 gene encoding glutaredoxin-related protein 5, mitochondrial codes for the protein MNSFISATARCLRSGAALYGPRRADVWSAPGRRLLCAAAGDVQKDLGEKVKKDKVVVFIKGTPAQPMCGFSNAVVQILRMHGVDDYAAYNVLDDQELREGIKVFSNWPTIPQVYFNGEFVGGCDILLQMHQNGDLVEEFKKLGIRSELLETEKDSK
- the ints9 gene encoding integrator complex subunit 9, whose product is MKLYCLSGHPTLPCNVLKFKSTTIMLDCGLDTTSVLNFLPLPLVHSPRLSKLPGWVSKDGNINLEKELKECAKRVFVDSQPEFCLPEKELLDLSNIDVILISNYHCMMALPYITEHTGFTGTVYATEPTLQIGRLLMEELVNFMERVPKSQSATCWKNKEVQRMLPGPLKDAVDVWAWKRCYSMLEVNSALSKVQLVGYSQKVELFGAVQVSPLSSGYSLGSSNWIIQSHHEKVAYVSGSSLLTTHPQPMDQSSLKNSDVLILTGLTQMPTANPDGMLGEFCSNLAMTIRAGGNVLVPCYSSGVIYDLLECLYQFIESASLGTTPFYFISPVANSSLEFSQIFAEWLCHNKQSKVYLPEPPFPHAELIQTNKLKHYPSIHGDFSIEFRQPCVVFTGHPSLRFGDVVHFMELWGKSSLNTIIFTEPDFSYLDALAPYQPLAMKCVYCPIDTRLNFHQVSKLLKEVQPLHVVCPEQYTQPPLTQSHRSDLMLELQPPPMPYRRCSVLNLPFRRRYERVYILPELANSLVPSEVKPGISVATVSAVLHSKDNKHTLQSVSKPPPAPPSKKRKRVMEEPPVVQAPKPLLSGAVPLEAFLATLQKHGISEVKVEETADGHILHLQADDTLIQLEADGTHIVCDNNEPLRTTLRDLVLRFLQKL